In Danaus plexippus chromosome 6, MEX_DaPlex, whole genome shotgun sequence, a single window of DNA contains:
- the LOC116778790 gene encoding CSC1-like protein 2, with the protein MSQFAANNILYAVPTNTSNGTDEGCMLLNPSQSVIITGAYNGIPQTLILNLISWVCLILLFTVLRRTAWNYGRMALVQRSKSRWTNLFYRGSDNDTLVERRRSTDESMNIDEGFFTWLPAVFRLTREQVLAKCGPDAVHYLSFQRHAITLMFIVTIVSIGIILPINFQGTNLQVDASTFGRTTLSNLNGRSYWLWVHTLISIMFLPVSVLIMRRCTGRKPIPNSMTGTIMITNISRADRNEATIRAYFTHNFPHIQIVDLRLAFNINKLNEVQEKKEMVTEALIYTDTYYRKTGKRITVKPTLCGPEVDALEFYTQEEKRLKDEAKRCRALVLNDPLGIAFLTLPSYQLAEHVINHFSLHRGWVLQHATNPSDIIWENLSVQPGVWYVKAIVVNVCLFIVLFFLTTPAFVVNLFNTLVAKPETLSKISSLIFEFLPTLLLWTMAAVMPAIVAFSDKFLSHWTKSQQNYSIMAKTASYLLLMTLILPSLGLASAEAFLAWTLHHENDTLRWDCVFLPDKGAFFVNYVITSGFIGTALELIRFPELFLYVWYLLQSKSKAEKSYVKKAILYEFPFGVHYAWSLAIFSITMVYSLACPLIAPFGLIYFVLKHIGDKHNLYFAYGPCDMSGVGGGRIHATAVRLIRISVLLLLINMAAWAGLRAGFEARTIILIMASVVAFGTFLLLSPFPSCTPPAPLQSETTLRFPEYVAPVLTKPIDTPPTSASSTPDYGASSPVVNLSYNPEPINI; encoded by the coding sequence ATGAGTCAATTTGCTGCGAACAATATTCTTTATGCAGTGCCTACAAATACTTCCAATGGGACTGACGAAGGATGTATGCTACTAAATCCGTCTCAGAGTGTTATCATTACTGGTGCATACAACGGTATTCCGCAAAccttgattttaaatttaatatcatggGTATGTTTGATTCTTTTGTTTACCGTATTACGTCGAACAGCTTGGAATTATGGACGGATGGCTCTGGTCCAACGGTCAAAGAGCAGATGGACAAACTTATTTTACCGCGGCAGTGATAATGATACATTAGTAGAGAGAAGACGGAGTACAGATGAGTCAATGAACATAGATGAAGGGTTTTTCACGTGGTTGCCTGCTGTGTTTCGTCTTACGCGCGAACAAGTGCTCGCTAAATGTGGCCCTGATGCTGTACATTACCTGTCATTTCAAAGACATGCCATAACACTCATGTTCATTGTTACTATAGTATCTATTGGTATTATACTGCCAATAAATTTCCAAGGCACTAATTTACAAGTTGATGCTAGCACATTTGGCCGCACTACTTTGTCTAATCTAAATGGCAGATCATACTGGCTGTGGGTCCATACACTGATCAGTATCATGTTTCTGCCTGTGTCAGTGTTAATTATGAGGAGATGCACAGGCCGCAAACCCATACCAAACTCCATGACAGGAACTATAATGATAACAAACATTTCCAGAGCCGACAGAAATGAGGCTACAATCAGGGCATATTTTACCCACAATTTTCCTCACATACAAATTGTTGACTTACGACTAGCTTTCAATATAAACAAGTTGAATGAAGTACAAGAGAAGAAAGAAATGGTCACGGAAGCTCTTATATATACCGATACATATTACAGGAAAACTGGAAAAAGAATTACTGTGAAACCAACACTTTGTGGACCGGAAGTTGATGCTCTAGAATTCTACACTCAAGAAGAAAAACGTCTCAAAGATGAAGCGAAGAGATGTCGTGCTTTGGTCCTCAATGATCCTCTCGGTATAGCCTTTCTAACTCTTCCTTCATACCAACTCGCTGAACATGTCATCAATCATTTCAGTTTGCATAGAGGTTGGGTTCTGCAACACGCCACCAACCCATCAGATATTATATGGGAGAATTTAAGTGTCCAGCCTGGGGTCTGGTATGTAAAGGCCATAGTGGTTaatgtctgtctgtttattgttttgttcttCCTTACAACACCAGCTTTCGTTGTCAATCTCTTCAACACTCTGGTAGCTAAACCCGAGACTCTTAGTAAAATAAGTAGTTTGATATTTGAATTCCTACCTACGCTACTGCTTTGGACCATGGCGGCTGTAATGCCTGCCATTGTCGCCTTCTCTGATAAATTTCTTTCCCACTGGACAAAGTCTCAGCAAAACTATTCTATTATGGCAAAAACTgcgtcatatttattattaatgaccTTAATTCTACCCTCGTTGGGACTAGCCAGTGCCGAGGCTTTCCTTGCATGGACTTTACACCACGAAAACGACACGTTGCGTTGGGATTGCGTATTTTTACCAGACAAGGGCGCCTTCTTCGTCAATTACGTCATCACCTCGGGCTTCATCGGTACAGCGCTCGAACTTATACGATTTCCGGAATTATTCTTATACGTCTGGTATCTTTTACAATCTAAATCTAAAGCAGAAAAAAGTTACGTAAAGAAGGCCATCTTATATGAGTTTCCTTTCGGAGTCCACTACGCATGGAGTCTtgctatattttctataacaatgGTGTACAGTCTCGCATGTCCATTGATCGCACCGTTTGGTCTCATCTACTTCGTTCTGAAACACATAGGTGACAAACATAATCTGTACTTCGCGTACGGTCCGTGTGATATGAGCGGGGTCGGCGGCGGTAGAATCCACGCAACGGCCGTCAGGTTGATCAGAATATCTGTGTTGCTATTGTTGATAAACATGGCGGCCTGGGCGGGCCTGCGGGCCGGTTTCGAGGCTCGgactattattttgataatggCATCCGTAGTCGCGTTTGGAACATTCCTGCTGTTGAGTCCTTTCCCCAGCTGTACGCCGCCAGCGCCTCTACAGTCGGAAACGACGTTGCGCTTCCCCGAGTACGTGGCCCCGGTCCTCACTAAGCCCATAGACACTCCGCCCACATCCGCCTCCTCCACGCCGGACTACGGCGCCTCCTCGCCGGTAGTCAACCTTTCTTACAATCCAGAAcctattaacatttaa
- the LOC116778911 gene encoding scm-like with four MBT domains protein 1 — translation MEFEWNNYLEDTKSIAVPEELFYHVEASLNNGIKQGMLLEVCHKNNPDVYWLAEITMVCGHLLRIKFIGAQTDFWCDISSTKVHPLGWCGKYDELVEPPDEINERCGETIIDIMKKALLVGQSVSLEALNNKGMSPIDRIKVGMKVEIQNIIDPYRYWIATVCENIGGRLLLRYDGADEDLPQFWMFFCNTRLSSFGFVTNKGSPWQFKYPGKVNKFSCKNKLSTQLRQSAEESIKEPTPADLFQPNPILEAHSFATGMKVEALSPNDMKTFRPATVTKIFNNLHFLVVIDDHLEDYEDTKMAWLCDNMHPYIYPIGWAQSHKLDIKPPKVWKEGVFDWEDYLAMTASVPAPEYCFGNKEQLKGIEANMKLEAVNPLNHEEIHVASVELIVEHMLYVELLPIGEKFWYSQDSDLLFPVGWCDSNNYELHIPDTNPKEILKPVEEPKTIKDDIKSSEEWCDRIFFNYKCYAGPSISRNKLSQLPKAVGPGPLLLVLKEVLNKIISASYKPAKLLKDWETEGPPDEGMKLEMLRAKLKASTYHAFVPITTEASKVGSFCRSICVKLQACPSLFGPDEYPLQCPHACQTVEKSTFHNGTERRGRPKGSVNGRKKKKKTQQEKREKEQPPVQEIEHRDIESVESEHSAGSTPPSESGTRPNTPESVTDYKRNTRRKRDPKNSYPKLEMKTRGAKLPNFALQMKEAHWDKKDVETIYSNSCVSKKRNTQDSDTENETNESSCNSRDSKNISDVSDSEEPELKKLKFNTNDPLPSDNKMFEKNTTTAWARGKMKLARNPLDWTVDDVYNYLSNTDDCKLIADKMKQEEIDGQAFIMLDLPIITHFLHMKKEFAMQLCKHITMIRWYYIDNFDDNADM, via the exons atggAATTTGAatggaataattatttagaagaTACAAAAAGTATTGCTGTTCCcgaagaattattttatcac GTTGAAGCCAGCCTCAACAATGGTATCAAGCAGGGGATGTTACTCGAGGTGTGTCACAAGAACAATCCTGATGTATACTGGTTGGCTGAGATCACAATGGTCTGCGGCCACTTGCTTAGGATAAAATTCATTGGTGCCCAAACTGACTTTTGGTGTGATATATCCAGTACTAAAGTACACCCTCTCGGCTGGTGTGGAAAATATGATGAATTGGTTGAGCCTCCCGATGAGATAAATGAAAGATGCGGAGAAACTATCAtagatataatgaaaaaagcCCTCCTTGTTGGACAGTCGGTGTCACTCGAGGCATTGAATAACAAAGGGATGTCTCCAATCGATCGAATCAAAGTTGGGATGAAAgtggaaatacaaaatataattgatccATACAGATACTGGATTGCAACT GTATGTGAAAACATTGGAGGCCGGCTCTTGTTGAGGTATGATGGAGCTGATGAAGATTTACCACAGTTTTGGATGTTCTTCTGCAACACCAGACTCAGCAGCTTTGGATTTGTCACCAACAAG GGTTCTCCGTGGCAGTTCAAGTACCCAGgcaaagttaataaattctcGTGTAAGAACAAACTCAGCACGCAACTGAGACAAAGCGCCGAGGAATCTATCAAAGAACCAACTCCAGCTGATCTGTTTCAG ccAAATCCGATCTTAGAGGCGCACAGTTTTGCTACAGGCATGAAAGTAGAAGCACTAAGTCCGAACGACATGAAGACTTTCCGCCCTGCCACGGTAACCAAAATCTTCAATAATCTCCATTTCTTGGTCGTCATAGACGATCACCTAGAAGATTACGAGGACACCAAAATGGCCTGGCTTTGTGATAACATGCACCCCTACATTTACCCCATCGGCTGGGCACAATCACACAAACTTGATATTAAGCCACCTAAAGTGTGGAAGGAAGGTGTATTTGATTGGGAGGATTACCTTGCGATGACCGCCTCCGTCCCCGCGCCGGAATACTGTTTCGGAAACAAGGAACAGCTTAAAGGAATCGAAGCCAATATGAAGTTGGAAGCGGTGAATCCTCTGAACCACGAGGAAATCCACGTAGCTTCGGTCGAATTAATAGTGGAACACATGTTGTACGTCGAACTTTTGCCGATCGGCGAAAAGTTCTGGTACTCCCAAGATAGCGATCTCTTGTTCCCCGTAGGATGGTGTGACAGCAACAACTATGAGCTCCATATACCAGACACCAACCCAAAAGAAATACTCAAGCCCGTCGAGGAGCCCAAAACGATCAAAGATGACATCAAATCATCGGAAGAGTGGTGcgatagaatatttttcaattataaatgttatgccGGTCCGTCGATAAGTCGTAACAAATTATCACAGCTGCCCAAAGCTGTGGGCCCTGGACCCTTGCTGCTTGTACTAAAAGAAGTACTCAACAAAATCATCTCGGCCTCATACAAACCGGCGAAATTGCTCAAAGATTGGGAAACTGAAGGTCCGCCAGACGAAGGCATGAAACTAGAAATGCTAAGAGCCAA ATTAAAAGCGAGCACGTACCACGCGTTCGTCCCCATAACGACGGAGGCGTCCAAGGTGGGCTCGTTCTGTCGGTCCATATGTGTCAAGCTACAGGCCTGTCCCAGTCTGTTCGGACCTGACGAGTACCCTCTGCAATGTCCGCACGCCTGTCAGACGGTCGAGAAGTCAACCTTCC aTAATGGAACAGAACGACGAGGCAGGCCGAAAGGTAGCGTGAATGGaaggaaaaaaaagaaaaaaacacagCAGGAGAAGAGGGAAAAGGAGCAACCGCCAGTACAGGAGATTGAACACAGAGATATAGAGTCGGTTGAAAGCGAACACAGCGCCGGGTCCACACCGCCCTCGGAGTCGGGCACTAGGCCGAACACACCAGAGAGCGTCACAGACTACAAGAGGAATACCAGGAGAAAACGTGACCCCAAGAACAGTTACCCCAAATTAGAAATGAAGACACGTGGAGCTAAGTTACCAAATTTCGCGCTTCAGATGAAAGAAGCGCACTGGGACAAGAAGGACGTGGAGACGATTTACAGCAACTCGTGCGTCAGTAAGAAAAGAAATACACAGGACAGCGACACAGAGAACGAGACCAACGAGAGTAGCTGCAATTCGAGAGACTCCAAAAACATATCGGACGTCAGCGACTCGGAGGAACCGGAACTGAAGAAACTCAAGTTCAACACCAATGATCCGCTGCCGTCAGATAATAAGATGTTCGAGAAGAACACAACCACCGCCTGGGCCAGGGGGAAAATGAAGCTGGCGAGGAACCCCCTGGACTGGACGGTCGACGACGTCTACAACTATCTGAGCAACACCGACGACTGCAAACTGATAGCGGACAAGATGAAGCAGGAAGAAATAGACGGCCAGGCCTTCATCATGCTGGACCTACCCATCATAACGCACTTCCTGCACATGAAGAAGGAGTTCGCTATGCAGCTCTGCAAACACATCACCATGATACGGTGGTACTACATCGACAACTTCGACGACAACGCCGACATGTGA
- the LOC116778912 gene encoding uncharacterized protein LOC116778912: MSYQPIVIKKQHSFYACDSPRIKITNNTWKSDVNILQLNRDVQSKRSEEYYKKYELDEIPVKDDCSFNDHSFSEGYDSGTGDNKDSITNSDLDKLELKIMTRMSQELLTDTSTVSSLDSNLKLFKTTVQQIFDNFHDSMCDFEDYKKRFNEIMQKNKGDSVTELEEFIGTMLHNIRSSEMSVTNNKTTKGTDRNNEVICPEDYENNQEILTVNNSSTDINGFEYRPSSNTASDSGMLNTCLVSEFPCLEVRITERNIISERNFREPFLNDIGNLASADNIKILAAKNIEIEKYTTEQDHYNVYDTKLDRDIPVKNSCAMKDIHLNENFVNDKDKDENKFFMFKICSYICKKLRKM, from the exons ATGA gtTACCAGCCTATAGTGATTAAAAAGCAACATAGCTTTTATGCTTGTGACTCACCGCGTATCAAAATTACGAATAATACATGGAAATCCGatgtcaatattttacaattaaatcgTGATGTACAAAGCAAGAGGTCCGaagaatattacaaaaaatacgaGCTTGATGAAATACCAGTTAAGGATGATTGCAGTTTTAACGATCATTCGTTCAGTGAGGGATACGACTCTGGGACAGGGGACAATAAGGATTCAATAACTAATTCTGACCTCGACAAGTTAGAACTGAAAATTATGACTAGAATGTCGCAGGAGCTACTAACAGATACAAGCACCGTCAGCAGCTTGGATTCCAACttgaaactatttaaaacaaccgttcaacaaatatttgataattttcacGACAGCATGTGTGATTTTGAAGATTACAAGAAAAGATTCAACGAAATAATGCAAAAGAATAAAGGTGATTCTGTGACTGAGCTCGAGGAGTTCATAGGCACTATGTTACACAACATCCGCTCTTCGGAGATGTCTGTGACCAATAACAAGACTACAAAAGGGACAGATAGAAATAATGAGGTTATCTGTCCCGAGGACTATGAAAATAATCAAGAAATCTTGACAGTCAACAACAGCTCTACGGATATTAATGGTTTTGAGTATAGACCCAGTTCAAATACCGCGTCGGATAGCGGCATGTTAAACACTTGTCTCGTCAGCGAGTTTCCTTGTCTAGAAGTGAGAATAACAGAACGTAATATAATCTCTGAAAGAAATTTTCGCGAGCCATTTTTGAATGATATAGGAAACTTGGCTTCAGcggataatataaaaattcttgcAGCCAAAAATAtcgaaatagaaaaatataccaCTGAACAGGACCATTACAATGTATACGACACAAAACTGGACAGGGACATTCCTGTCAAAAACTCGTGTGCTATGAAAGATATCCATTTAAATGAGAACTTCGTCAACGACAAAGACAAGGACGAGAATAAGTTTTTCATGTTCAAGATCTGTAGCTACATATGCAAGAAGCTTCGTAAGATGTGA
- the LOC116778929 gene encoding neuroglian codes for MKHRSNMETSTVIILFAILSQTTALLTSPPRIVKQPTVEELLFQVAQPGEVDKPFIIECEAEGEPAPKYRWIKNGKSFEYTSYDNRISQQPGRGTLVVSQPRNEDLGQYQCFAYNEWGTATSNSVFVRKAELNSFKETDGPQKTITAQEGLPFKLTCEPPDGHPSPNVYWMLQGEQGQLKTINNSRMTLDPEGNLWFSNVTRFDASVDYAYTCAAKSVFRNEYKLGNKVYLQVQQTGISPTSNKHQPVLQYATRRVEKAWRGKKVELYCIYGGTPLPQVVWKKEGRTIISSQRITQDNYGKTLVIKRAGYEDQGTYTCEVSNGVGTAETYSIQLNVEAAPFFIEEPQFQNLAEGETAVIQCRAGGTPEPTISWVHNGKPIEQAENNPRRQVTANSITITDLVKKDTGNYGCNATNSNGYVYKDVFINVQSIPPEIKEGPDNLTVVAGSTAALRCRVFGAPRPIVRWMRDDIDVTGGKYNITKEGDLVIADVSFTDVGTYQCYAKNKFGEKSAFGSLTVKKRTVITDKPEPYEVAAGSSATFRCNANADDSLKLDIIWLNDGQPIDFDNQPRFRITNDYSLLISDTSELDSGEYTCIAKTAIDEARAQATLTVQDKPNPPALEGIECHERTATLRWHSMGDNRAPILRYSIQYNTSFTPHAWDLASDNVPAIDTSWTVQLSPWANYTFRVTASNKIGASAPSSHSDVCTTQPDVPYKNPDNVEGKGTDPTNMVITWSKMPQIEHNGPGFYYLVSWKRNISGAAWSEEQVRDWATTEYVIPNTPTFKPYKIKVIAVNSKGTSNVAPVEVIGWSGEDTPQQAPSNFTLVQVTTGTTALLSWNPVPAESVRGHFKGYKIQTWIDGEEDRPKEILIKADASSTLVTKFKPFKKNNARILVYNGRFNGPPSETLSFNTPEGKPGTVRSFEAYPIGSSAMLLKWDKPLDENGILTGYKIYYQKVTGTALGPLQERKKEIDPKFDRAKLAGLEPNTKYRIEIRAKTKAGEGDKYYVEQTTRAMVTAVPDVPVFETSTLPAKEGTAHILVRWIPSLEGHAGTHFIAWYRLRGRPDWLQSNEVTEDDYVILTGLEPGLEYEVKVTAHDGDYYSTSDVKVVDTTIDGPHVRPQEATATAGWFIGVMVALAFLLLVLVLVCVARRNRGGKYDVHDRELAHGRAECPDAAFHEYTHPLDNKSRHSMSSGTKPGPESDTDSMAEYGEGETGRFTEDGSFIGQYVPGARVLAPPPPAPAPAAPPTYV; via the exons ATGAAGCACAGAAGCAACATGGAAACCAGTACAGTGATAATACTCTTCGCGATTTTGTCGCAAACGACAGCGCTGC TGACATCACCACCGAGGATTGTGAAGCAGCCGACGGTTGAAGAATTGCTGTTCCAAGTGGCACAGCCGGGGGAGGTGGACAAGCCTTTCATCATCGAATGTGAAGCCGAGGGAGAACCCGCACCCAA GTACAGATGGATCAAGAACGGCAAGTCGTTCGAGTATACGAGTTACGATAACAGAATATCCCAGCAGCCTGGACGGGGCACGCTGGTGGTCAGTCAGCCGAGGAACGAGGACTTGGGACAGTACCAGTGCTTCGCCTACAACGAGTGGGGCACGGCTACATCCAACTCGGTGTTCGTGAGGAAGGCGGAGTTGAACTCCTTCAAGGAGACGGACGGACCTCAGAAAACGATCACCGCTCAAGAAGGCCTACCGTTCAAACTGACCTGCGAACCGCCGGACGGCCATCCCAGCCCTAACGTGTACTGGATGCTGCAAGGGGAACAGGGCCAGCTGAAGACTATCAACAATTCCCGAATGACCTTAGACCCCGAGGGCAACCTCTGGTTCTCGAACGTGACCAGGTTCGACGCGAGTGTGGACTACGCCTACACGTGCGCCGCTAAATCCGTGTTCAGGAACGAGTATAAGCTCGGCAATAAAGTGTACTTGCAAGTTCAGCAGACTGGAATCTCACCGACGTCGAACAAACACCAGCCCGTGTTGCAATACGCGACCAGGAGGGTCGAGAAGGCTTGGAGAGGGAAGAAGGTGGAGCTGTACTGCATATACGGCGGGAC GCCGCTACCTCAAGTGGTGTGGAAGAAAGAGGGCCGAACGATAATATCCTCGCAGCGGATAACTCAAGACAACTACGGCAAGACGCTCGTCATCAAACGTGCCGGCTACGAGGACCAGGGGACGTACACCTGCGAAGTCAGCAATGGAGTCGGAACAGCCGAGACCTACTCGATACAACTCAACGTTGAAG CGGCTCCGTTCTTCATCGAGGAGCCCCAGTTCCAGAACCTGGCGGAGGGCGAGACGGCCGTCATCCAGTGTAGGGCGGGCGGCACACCAGAGCCGACCATCTCGTGGGTCCACAACGGGAAGCCCATAGAGCAGGCCGAGAACAACCCCCGCAGGCAGGTCACCGCCAACAGCATCACCATCACCGACCTCGTGAAGAAAGACACCGGCAACTACGGGTGTAACGCGACCAACTCGAACGGTTACGTCTACAAGGACGTGTTCATCAACGTGCAGT CCATCCCTCCTGAGATCAAGGAGGGTCCGGACAACCTGACGGTGGTGGCGGGGTCCACGGCCGCTCTCAGGTGTCGCGTGTTCGGAGCACCCCGACCCATCGTCAGGTGGATGAGAGACGACATCGACGTCACTGGCGGCAA ATACAACATAACGAAGGAAGGTGACCTGGTGATAGCCGATGTTTCCTTCACCGACGTCGGCACGTACCAGTGTTACGCCAAGAACAAGTTCGGAGAGAAGTCCGCCTTCGGATCGCTCACTGTTAAGA aacgCACAGTGATAACTGACAAACCCGAACCGTACGAGGTCGCGGCGGGGTCGTCGGCGACCTTCAGGTGTAACGCGAACGCAGACGACTCCCTCAAGCTAGACATCATATGGCTGAACGACGGACAACCGATAGACTTCGACAACCAGCCGCGGTTCCGGATCACCAACGACTACTCGCTGCTCATCTCCGACACCAGCGAGCTGGACTCCGGAGAGTACACCTGCATAGCGAAGACCGCCATCGACGAGGCGAGGGCCCAGGCCACGCTCACCGTACAGG ATAAACCGAACCCCCCAGCTCTAGAGGGCATCGAATGTCACGAGCGCACCGCGACTCTCCGCTGGCACTCGATGGGTGACAACCGCGCTCCCATCCTCCGGTACTCCATCCAGTATAACACGAGCTTCACGCCTCACGCTTGGGACCTCGCCTCCGACAACGTCCCCGCCATCGACACCTCGTGGACGGTGCAGCTCAGCCCCTGGGCCAATTATACGTTCAG GGTGACGGCGTCCAACAAGATCGGCGCCTCGGCTCCGTCGTCTCACTCGGACGTGTGCACCACGCAACCAGACGTGCCTTACAAGAACCCTGACAATGTGGAGGGGAAAGGAACAGATCCTACCAACATGGTCATCACTTGGTCG AAAATGCCTCAAATCGAGCACAACGGTCCTGGATTTTACTATCTAGTGTCGTGGAAAAGAAACATCTCAGGGGCGGCGTGGAGCGAGGAACAAGTACGGGACTGGGCCACGACGGAGTACGTCATACCAAACACACCCACCTTCAAACCTTACAAGATCAAG GTTATTGCTGTCAACTCGAAGGGAACATCAAACGTCGCTCCGGTGGAGGTCATAGGTTGGTCGGGCGAGGACACTCCTCAACAGGCTCCCTCTAACTTCACTTTAGTACAAGTCACCACTGGAACCACGGCTCTGCTGTCCTGGAACCCGGTACCGGCCGAGTCGGTGAGGGGACACTTCAAGGGTTACAAGATACAGACCTGGATCGACGGCGAGGAGGACCGGCCCAAGGAGATCCTCATCAAAGCGGACGCCTCCAGCACACTGGTCACCAAATTCAAACCCTTCAAGAAGAATAACGCTCGGATCCTCGTTTACAACGGAAGGTTCAACGGACCACCCAGCGAGACTCTTAGCTTCAACACACCAGAAGGCAAGCCCGGCACGGTGCGATCCTTCGAAGCCTATCCCATAGGCTCCTCGGCCATGCTTTTGAAATGGGACAAACCTTTAGACGAGAACGGTATTCTGACCGGGTACAAGATATACTACCAGAAGGTGACCGGCACGGCGCTCGGGCCGCTGCAGGAGAGGAAGAAGGAGATCGATCCCAAGTTCGACCGCGCCAAGCTGGCGGGGCTCGAGCCCAACACCAAGTACAGAATAGAGATACGGGCCAAGACGAAGGCCGGGGAAGGGGACAAATATTACGTGGAGCAGACCACCAGGGCCATGGTCACGGCCGTGCCGGACGTGCCGGTGTTCGAGACCAGCACTCTACCCGCCAAGGAAGGAACGGCGCACATACTGGTCAGGTGGATACCTTCCCTGGAAGGACATGCGGGGACGCACTTCATCGCCTGGTATAGACTGAGGGGAAGACCCGACTGGCTGCAGAGCAACGAGGTCACAGAGGACGACTACGTCATACTGACGGGACTCGAACCCGGACTCGAGTACGAGGTCAAGGTCACCGCTCACGACGGAGACTACTACAGCACCAGCGACGTTAAGGTCGTCGACACAACCATCG ACGGCCCCCACGTCCGCCCACAAGAGGCGACGGCTACCGCGGGCTGGTTCATCGGCGTGATGGTGGCGCTCGCCTTCCTGCTGCTGGTGCTGGTGCTGGTGTGCGTCGCGCGCCGCAACAGGGGCGGCAAGTACGACGTGCACGACAGGGAGCTCGCGCACGGGCGGGCCGAGTGCCCCGACGCCGCCTTCCACGAGTACACGCATCC ATTGGACAACAAGTCGCGGCACTCCATGAGCAGCGGCACCAAGCCCGGCCCCGAGAGCGACACGGACTCCATGGCGGAGTACGGCGAGGGCGAGACAG GTCGCTTCACCGAGGACGGTTCTTTCATCGGTCAGTACGTGCCTGGTGCGCGCGTTCTGGCTCCTCCCCCTCCCGCGCCCGCGCCCGCCGCCCCGCCTACATACGTGTAG